Proteins found in one Saccharomyces mikatae IFO 1815 strain IFO1815 genome assembly, chromosome: 5 genomic segment:
- the GLN3 gene encoding nitrogen-responsive transcriptional regulator GLN3 (similar to Saccharomyces cerevisiae GLN3 (YER040W); ancestral locus Anc_3.539) — protein sequence MQDDPKNSKLYDLLNSHLDVHGRSGEESRQTGMNRSQSGSSTGENEEDVAFTSGLNGGTFDSMLEALPDDLYFTDFVSPFTAAATTSVTTKTIEENIPVSNHMEDDIAMFDSLATSQPIDIAASNQQNGEIAQLWDFNVDQFNMTPSNSSGSATISAPNSFTSDIPQYNHGSLGNSVPKSSLFPYNATTCSSNSNSNHPTNSSSSNPNVNPHSHHSFNIYKLQNNNSSSSAMNVISNNSSNNNIQHPFLKKSDSMGLSSSNTTNSVRKNSLIKPMSSTSLANFKRAASVSSSMSNMEPSVQSKKPLIQCFNCKTFKTPLWRRSPEGNTLCNACGLFQKLHGTMRPLSLKSDVIKKRISKKRAKQTDSNISQNTPNAPSSASTSVSASNTKPIRSRKKSLQQNSLSRVIPEEITSDNINDNNNILTVNRGGYNFNSVPSPVLMSNQSYNSTSANFNGGSNANLNSNNLMRHNSNTVTPNFRRSSRRSSTSSNTSSSSKSSSRSVVPILPKPSPNSANSQQFNMNMNLMNTTNNISAGNSVASSPRIISSANFNSNSPLQQNLMSNSFQRQGMNIPRRKMTRNASYSSSFMAASLQQLHEQQQVDVNPNSGTNSNRQNWNASSNVSTSSRSSNFVTQKSNFDIFNTPVDSPSVSRPSSRKSHTSLLSQQLQNSETNSFTSNHKYNQRLTSDSTSPIKYEANVSTGGKSSEDSSTKESSKESSAIADELDWLKFGI from the coding sequence ATGCAAGACGACCCCAAAAATTCGAAGCTGTACGACCTGCTGAATAGTCATCTGGACGTGCACGGTCGAAGTGGTGAAGAGTCTAGACAAACAGGTATGAATAGGAGCCAAAGCGGCAGTAGCACTGGTGAGAACGAGGAGGATGTGGCATTTACTAGCGGGTTAAACGGCGGCACATTCGACTCTATGCTGGAGGCACTACCCGATGATTTATATTTCACAGACTTCGTGTCTCCATTCACCGCAGCTGCCACTACAAGTGTGACCACTAAGACAATCGAGGAGAATATACCGGTTTCCAACCATATGGAGGATGATATTGCAATGTTTGATTCACTGGCCACGAGTCAGCCCATCGACATAGCCGCATCCAACCAACAAAACGGTGAAATTGCCCAACTCTGGGACTTCAATGTGGACCAATTCAACATGACGCCGAGTAATTCGAGTGGTTCCGCGACTATTAGTGCTCCAAACAGTTTTACATCTGATATACCGCAATACAACCACGGCTCGCTCGGTAACAGTGTCCCCaaatcttctttgtttccATACAATGCTACTACatgcagcagcaacagcaacagcaatcACCCAACTAATTCTAGCAGTAGTAATCCGAACGTTAATCCGCATTCCCACCACTCCTTTAACATCTACAAGTTACAAAATAACaactcatcttcatccGCAATGAACGTTATTAGTAATAATAGcagcaataacaatattCAGCATccttttttaaagaagagCGACTCAATGGGGCTATCTTCATCTAACACAACGAACTCGGTAAGGAAGAACTCGCTTATTAAGCCAATGTCATCCACGTCGCTAGCCAACTTTAAAAGGGCTGCCTCGGTGTCTTCTAGTATGTCAAATATGGAACCATCGGTGCAAAGTAAAAAACCTCTGATACAATGTTTTAACTGTAAAACCTTCAAGACACCACTTTGGAGGAGAAGCCCGGAAGGAAACACACTTTGTAATGCGTGTGgtcttttccaaaaattacATGGTACCATGAGGCCATTATCTTTAAAATCAGACGttatcaagaaaaggatttcaaagaagagagCCAAACAGACGGACTCAAACATTTCACAAAATACCCCGAATGCCCCCTCAAGCGCCTCGACATCAGTATCCGCTTCTAATACCAAACCTATACGATCAAGGAAAAAGTCATTGCAACAGAACTCTTTATCTAGAGTAATACCCGAAGAAATCACCAGTGATAAtatcaatgataataacaatatccTCACCGTAAATAGAGGAGGCTATAATTTCAATTCGGTTCCTTCTCCAGTCCTCATGAGCAACCAATCGTATAATAGCACTAGCGCAAATTTTAATGGAGGAAGCAATGCAAATTTGAACTCTAATAACTTAATGCGTCACAATTCGAATACTGTTACTCCTAACTTCAGAAGGTCTTCAAGGAGAAGTAGTACTTCATCTAACACCTCGAGCTCTAGTAAATCTTCATCCAGGTCAGTGGTTCCGATTTTACCCAAGCCTTCTCCTAATAGTGCAAATTCACAACAGTTCAACATGAATATGAACCTAATGAACACAACAAATAACATAAGTGCAGGTAATAGTGTCGCGTCTTCACCAAGAATTATATCGTCGGCAAACTTCAACTCAAATAGCCCTTTACAGCAGAACCTTATGTCCAATTCTTTCCAACGCCAAGGAATGAATATaccaagaagaaagatGACACGTAATGCTTCATACTCCTCGTCATTTATGGCTGCATCCTTGCAGCAATTACACGAACAGCAACAAGTGGACGTGAATCCTAACTCAGGTACGAATTCAAACAGACAAAATTGGAATGCAAGCAGTAACGTCTCTACAAGCTCAAGGTCGTCAAATTTTGTCACCCAAAAGTctaattttgatattttcaacaCTCCTGTAGATTCACCAAGTGTTTCAAGGccttcttcaagaaaatcacACACTTCATTGCTATCACAACAATTGCAAAACTCAGAAACTAATTCGTTTACTTCAAATCACAAGTATAACCAAAGACTTACAAGTGATTCCACTTCACCTATCAAGTATGAAGCAAATGTGAGTACAGGGGGAAAATCTAGTGAGGATAGCTCCACAAAGGAATCCTCTAAAGAAAGTTCAGCGATTGCAGATGAATTGGATTGGTTAAAGTTCGGTATATGA
- the YEN1 gene encoding crossover junction endodeoxyribonuclease (similar to Saccharomyces cerevisiae YEN1 (YER041W); ancestral locus Anc_3.540): MGVPQIWEFLKPHLQDSRIPLRKFIIDFNESQKRPPRIAIDAYGWLFECGFIQNSDMKSRSRSRSPMRSPRNSDIETTQEHHGNRNYRSTGKAVINFLSRLKELLSLNLEFLLVFDGTMKPSFKKKFNMESIATYYDDEKEYYSNWKQHIENHKIYGNCQGLSASSVPGFLSLVRQLLDLMNISYVLACGEGEAQCVWLQVSGAVDFVLSNDSDTLIFGGERILRNYSKFYNDFGPTSITSHSPSRHYDSKEPFITIVDLSRINQVARRKFDRISLLFFSVLLGADYNHGIKGLGKHKSLQLAQCKNPNFSMEFYDIFKDFKIEDPESENLRRSRYSTFQETLYSYCKDHSVQLFGRNYSGLLNQGSFEGWPSTVAIMHYFHPIVQPHFDEEVFNDRFVNMTGNGNYRKINFNRLKCFLQSLRLPQISNFDKWFHDTMHEMFLLREFLSYDEPDSIGKGNMRITEEKTVNIDGDKFHIACFKIRYTTFLPEIPISSQSLSKSNNSPSRSKSPTRRQADIIDYPNSLWLPKYLIPQSHPLVVQYYETQQTVLKGKKGNKTKKTGSWQKNNLDDFLRKHASPIKNIQKLDESKKQILKPVKKRLFVDTDEDTSLEEIPAPIVSTATDKHSDFNDDNDDSLIFVDEVTNSQTILDNSPSKRFWDLTQDEPTEAGKTVMEVSPIKKSRIGSDEKNVPPSITCSKSDLITSTANVHLRSPKMLSSNVTGLRLKRENSSVLDQLVTDAQETINRFVAYDSDSSSSIE, translated from the coding sequence ATGGGTGTCCCACAAATATGGGAGTTTTTGAAACCACATTTGCAAGATTCCAGAATACCGTTaagaaaattcatcatTGATTTCAATGAATCACAGAAAAGACCCCCAAGAATCGCTATTGATGCATATGGATGGTTGTTTGAATGCGGATTCATTCAGAATTCTGATATGAAATCCAGATCAAGATCAAGAAGTCCTATGCGTTCACCTCGGAATAGTGATATAGAAACCACCCAAGAACACCATGGTAACAGGAACTACAGATCTACGGGAAAAGCTGTGATAAACTTTTTATCTCGGTTGAAGGAACTGCTGAGTCTGAACCTGGAATTCTTACTTGTATTTGACGGAACCATGAAGCCTTccttcaaaaagaaatttaacATGGAATCAATTGCTACCTattatgatgatgaaaaagagtaCTATTCAAATTGGAAACAGCATATTGAAAATCATAAAATTTATGGCAATTGCCAGGGGCTATCAGCGTCATCCGTCCCAGGTTTTCTTAGCCTTGTGCGACAATTGTTGGACTTGATGAACATTTCGTATGTATTAGCATGTGGAGAAGGAGAAGCACAATGTGTTTGGCTACAAGTTTCTGGGGCTGTGGACTTTGTTTTAAGTAATGATTCAGATACCCTTATTTTTGGGGGGGAACGAATCCTGAGAAACTACTCAAAATTTTACAATGATTTTGGCCCAACTTCAATAACTTCCCATAGTCCAAGTAGACATTACGATAGCAAAGAACCTTTTATTACTATTGTAGATCTATCTAGAATCAACCAAGTAGCACGAAGGAAATTTGATCGCATATCCCTCTTGTTTTTCAGTGTGTTATTGGGTGCCGATTATAACCATGGGATCAAGGGCTTAGGTAAACATAAATCTTTGCAATTGGCCCAATGCAAAAATCCCAACTTTTCCATGGAGTTTTATgacattttcaaagatttcaaGATAGAAGACCCGGAATCAGAGAATTTAAGAAGGTCTCGATATAGTACATTTCAAGAAACGTTATATTCATATTGCAAGGATCATTCCGTCCAGCTGTTTGGGAGAAATTATTCAGGTTTACTGAATCAAGGTTCATTTGAAGGTTGGCCATCAACAGTGGCAATTATGCATTATTTTCACCCCATTGTCCAACCACATTTCGATGAAGAAGTTTTCAACGATAGGTTTGTAAATATGACTGGAAACGGGAATTACAGAAAGATAAACTTTAATAGATTAAAATGTTTCTTACAAAGTTTGAGATTACCTCAAATCTCTAACTTCGATAAATGGTTCCATGATACCATGCACGAGATGTTTTTATTAAGAGAATTTTTGTCATATGACGAACCTGATAGTATAGGTAAAGGTAACATGAGAAttacagaagaaaaaacagtgAATATAGACGGTGATAAATTTCATATTGCATGTTTCAAAATCCGGTATACGACGTTCTTGCCTGAAATTCCCATTTCTTCTCAGTCCCTTTCGAAATCAAATAATTCTCCAAGCAGAAGTAAGAGCCCTACACGGCGTCAGGCAGATATAATAGATTACCCCAACAGTCTCTGGTTACCCAAATATTTGATACCTCAGTCCCATCCATTAGTAGTTCAATATTATGAGACACAGCAAACTGTAttaaagggaaaaaaagggaatAAAACGAAGAAGACTGGATCGTGGCAGAAGAATAACTTAGATGATTTCCTACGAAAGCATGCATCGCCAATTAAGAATATCCAAAAGCTAGATGAATCGAAGAAGCAAATCTTGAAACCTGTAAAGAAGCGACTTTTTGTAGACACAGACGAAGACACAAGTTTAGAAGAAATACCAGCCCCCATTGTATCAACCGCCACGGATAAACACAGCGATTTTAACGATGATAACGATGATTCATTGATTTTTGTTGACGAGGTTACAAACAGCCAAACTATACTAGATAATTCGCCTAGCAAAAGATTTTGGGATCTTACTCAGGATGAACCGACTGAAGCTGGAAAGACTGTAATGGAAGTGTCGCCAATTAAAAAGTCAAGGATCGGTAGTGATGAGAAAAATGTGCCTCCATCAATAACCTGTTCAAAGTCAGACTTAATAACCTCCACAGCCAATGTTCATCTTCGAAGTCCCAAGATGCTGTCTTCAAACGTGACAGGCCTACGGTTAAAGAGAGAGAATTCCTCTGTTCTTGATCAACTTGTCACAGACGCCCAAGAAACAATTAATCGATTTGTTGCTTATGACAGTGACAGTAGTAGCAGCATTGAATGA
- the MXR1 gene encoding peptide-methionine-S-sulfoxide reductase (similar to Saccharomyces cerevisiae MXR1 (YER042W); ancestral locus Anc_3.541), protein MSSLISKTIKFDPTKDKIITLACGCFWGTEHIYRKYLNDRIVDCKVGYANGAESKKDSSDGVSYKRVCGGDTDFAEVLQVSYNPKVITLKELTDFFFRIHDPTTSNSQGPDHGTQYRSGLFAHSDADLKELAKIKAEWQPKWDNKIATIIEPIKNFYDAEEYHQLYLDKNPQGYACPTHFLRDI, encoded by the coding sequence ATGTCATCACTTATTTCCAAAACCATTAAATTCGATCCAACGAAGGACAAAATAATCACGTTGGCATGTGGGTGCTTTTGGGGCACAGAACACATATACAGGAAGTACCTAAATGACCGTATAGTGGATTGTAAAGTAGGCTATGCTAATGGAGCAGAATCTAAAAAGGACAGTTCTGATGGTGTTTCTTATAAAAGGGTTTGTGGCGGTGACACAGATTTCGCAGAGGTACTGCAAGTTTCCTATAATCCCAAAGTAATAACTTTGAAGGAATTGAcggattttttttttagaattcATGACCCCACAACATCTAATTCTCAAGGACCTGACCACGGGACGCAATATCGTAGTGGCCTGTTTGCTCATTCAGATGCAGATTTAAAGGAATTAGCTAAAATTAAGGCAGAATGGCAACCAAAATGGGACAATAAGATTGCCACAATTATTGAACCAATTAAGAACTTTTATGATGCTGAGGAGTATCACCAATTATATCTGGATAAGAATCCACAAGGTTATGCATGCCCTACTCATTTCCTAAGGGATATTTAG
- the SAH1 gene encoding adenosylhomocysteinase (similar to Saccharomyces cerevisiae SAH1 (YER043C); ancestral locus Anc_3.545), producing MSAPAQNYKIADISLAAFGRKEIELAEHEMPGLMAIRKAYGNVQPLKGARIAGCLHMTIQTAVLIETLVALGAEVTWTSCNIYSTQDHAAAAIAASGVPVFAWKGETEEEYLWCIEQQLFAFKDNKKLNLILDDGGDLTTLVHEKHPEMLKDCFGVSEETTTGVHHLYRMVKEGKLKVPAINVNDSVTKSKFDNLYGCRESLVDGIKRATDVMLAGKVAVVAGYGDVGKGCAASLRGMGARVLVTEIDPINALQAAMEGFQVVTMEDASHVGQVFVTTTGCRDIINGEHFINMPEDAIVCNIGHFDIEIDVAWLKENAKECINIKPQVDRYLLSSGRHVILLANGRLVNLGCATGHSSFVMSCSFSNQVLAQIALFKSNDKSFRERHIEFQKTGPFETGVHVLPKILDEAVAKFHLGNLGVKLTKLSHVQSEYLGIPEEGPFKADHYRY from the coding sequence ATGTCTGCTCCAGCTCAAAATTACAAAATCGCTGATATCTCTCTAGCTGCCTTCGGTAGGAAGGAAATCGAACTGGCTGAACATGAAATGCCAGGTTTGATGGCCATCAGAAAGGCTTACGGTAACGTCCAACCTTTGAAAGGTGCTCGTATTGCCGGTTGTTTGCATATGACCATTCAAACTGCTGTTTTGATTGAAACTTTAGTTGCTTTAGGTGCCGAAGTTACCTGGACTTCTTGTAACATCTATTCCACTCAAGACCATGCTGCCGCTGCTATCGCTGCTTCTGGTGTTCCAGTCTTTGCCTGGAAGGGtgaaactgaagaagaatatttatGGTGTATTGAGCAACAATTATTCGCCTTCAAGGataacaagaaattgaacTTGATTTTGGATGATGGTGGTGACTTGACCACTTTAGTCCATGAAAAACACCCAGAAATGTTAAAGGACTGTTTCGGTGTTTCTGAAGAAACAACCACTGGTGTTCACCACTTATACAGAATGGTTAAGGAAGGTAAATTAAAGGTCCCTGCCATCAACGTTAACGATTCTGTCACTAAGTCCAAGTTTGACAACTTGTACGGCTGTAGAGAATCTTTGGTTGACGGTATTAAGAGGGCTACCGATGTCATGTTGGCTGGTAAGGTTGCCGTTGTTGCTGGTTACGGTGATGTCGGTAAGGGTTGTGCTGCCTCTTTGAGAGGAATGGGTGCCCGTGTCTTGGTTACTGAAATCGACCCTATCAATGCTTTACAAGCTGCTATGGAAGGTTTCCAAGTCGTTACCATGGAAGATGCATCCCACGTTGGTCAAGTTTTCGTCACCACTACCGGTTGTAGAGATATTATCAATGGTGAACATTTCATCAATATGCCAGAAGATGCTATTGTTTGTAACATTGGTCACTTCGATATCGAAATCGATGTTGCTTGGTTAAAGGAGAATGCTAAAGAATGTATCAACATCAAACCACAAGTCGACCGTTACTTGTTGTCTTCCGGAAGACATGTCATCTTATTGGCCAACGGTAGACTGGTTAATCTAGGTTGTGCTACTGGTCACTCCTCATTTGTTATGTCTTGTTCATTCTCCAACCAAGTCTTAGCTCAAATTGCTTTATTTAAGTCTAATGACAAATCCTTCAGAGAAAGACACATTGAATTCCAAAAGACTGGGCCATTCGAAACTGGTGTTCATGTCTTACCAAAGATTTTGGATGAAGCCGTTGCTAAATTCCACTTAGGCAACTTGGGTGTTAAATTGACCAAATTGAGCCACGTCCAATCTGAATACTTGGGTATTCCAGAAGAAGGTCCATTTAAGGCTGACCACTACAGATACTGA
- the ERG28 gene encoding Erg28p (similar to Saccharomyces cerevisiae ERG28 (YER044C); ancestral locus Anc_7.207), with translation MFSLQDVITTTKTTLAAMPKGYLPKWLLFISIVSVFNSIQTYISGLELTRRVYERKPTETTHLSARTFGTWTFISCVIRFYGAMYLNEPHIFELVFMSYMVALFHFGSELLIFRTCKLGKGFMGPLVVSTTSLVWMYNQREYYTGVAW, from the coding sequence ATGTTCAGCCTCCAAGACGTAATAACTACAACCAAGACCACCTTGGCTGCAATGCCAAAAGGCTACTTACCAAAATGGCtacttttcatttccaTTGTATCCGTCTTCAACTCTATCCAGACTTATATTTCTGGTTTAGAATTGACACGTAGAGTCTATGAAAGAAAGCCCACTGAAACAACACATTTAAGTGCCAGAACATTTGGTACTTGGACTTTCATTTCCTGTGTCATCAGATTCTATGGAGCTATGTACTTGAATGAACCACACATTTTTGAACTGGTCTTCATGTCTTACATGGTTGCTCTTTTCCACTTCGGTTCAGAATTGTTGATCTTCAGAACCTGTAAGTTGGGTAAAGGATTTATGGGTCCATTGGTTGTCTCAACCACCTCTTTGGTCTGGATGTACAACCAAAGAGAGTACTACACCGGTGTTGCTTGGTAA
- the MEI4 gene encoding Mei4p (similar to Saccharomyces cerevisiae MEI4 (YER044C-A); ancestral locus Anc_7.210) has protein sequence MDNKESSEVDWIVCFALIKFRNPTLWKKTLSGKRGKSEVEIDAEVEGARRNEKNLKINPRENSKQIYEWVAPFKKGFLNNKSLFAHLEPIYNFICQNKYKTFENEIVLKEFESFSQDISIADLNNWFLPRYKILLKILSLKTKEVDLKGISRVFQTFQVLLVSHYLHRLDSDSSFKKTLIDVHVFNFIIKFLFNRILLKKNQNDPKWIQNFYDQKDSNRSSGKVDYRQLCSLHFTTIYSIINVQLTKIKINQTLEPQISEYISVLKLIEHILAIIESLVHVLVRFVSKRKQLCIDRKRAYCRIYLERELCLRKTYLKNFYSVISETPGKDLQDLLKVVKTVILSLLEMLESIEWRHLTAFLGNSPAHKVTLQKKRAYIQAALLITAERNLIARFRLSSWFNKTTGDYFSRTENTSSSKVGGDDFS, from the exons ATGGATAATAAGGAATCGTCAGAAGTTGATTGGATAGTC TGTTTTGCTTTGATCAAATTCAGGAATCCTACGTTATGGAAGAAGACTCTTTCAGGAAAGAGAGGGAAATCTGAAGTTGAGATTGACGCTGAAGTTGAAGGTGCTCgcagaaatgaaaaaaacttgaagatAAATCCAAGGGAGAACTCAAAACAAATATACGAGTGGGTTGCCCCTTTCAAAAAGggatttttgaataataaatcATTGTTTGCCCATTTGGAACCAATATACAATTTCATTTGTCAGAACAAGTACAAAACTTTCGAAAATGAGATTGTTTTGAAGGAGTTTGAATCTTTCAGTCAAGATATATCAATTGCTGATTTAAACAACTGGTTCTTACCAAGATATAAAATTCTACTGAAAATCCTGAGCTtaaagacaaaagaagTCGACCTTAAAGGGATTTCACGTGTGTTCCAAACATTTCAAGTTCTCTTGGTTTCCCATTATTTACATCGTTTAGATTCggattcttcttttaagaAGACGTTGATTGACGTTCATGTTTTtaacttcatcatcaaattccTGTTCAATAGAAttctattgaaaaaaaatcaaaacgATCCCAAATGGatccaaaatttttatgATCAGAAAGATAGCAACCGTTCAAGTGGAAAAGTTGACTACAGGCAGTTGTGTTCCTTGCATTTTACCACAATTTACTCCATTATCAATGTTCAACTCACGAAGATTAAGATCAATCAAACGCTCGAGCCACAAATATCAGAATACATATCCGTTTTGAAATTAATTGAACACATACTTGCTATTATCGAAAGCTTAGTACATGTGCTGGTTAGATTTGTATCTAAGCGTAAACAGTTATGTATCGACCGTAAAAGGGCGTATTGCCGAATATATCTTGAGAGGGAACTGTGTTTGAGGAAAACCTACCTAAAAAACTTTTACAGTGTAATAAGCGAGACACCAGGAAAAGATTTGCAGGATCTATTGAAAGTAGTGAAGACAGTTATCCTATCGTTACTCGAAATGTTGGAAAGTATTGAATGGAGACACCTAACAGCCTTTCTGGGAAATTCTCCAGCGCATAAAGTCACGctacaaaagaaaagagcgTATATACAGGCTGCTTTACTAATCACGGCCGAAAGAAATTTGATTGCACGCTTTCGGTTGTCAAGTTGGTTCAATAAGACAACAGGTGATTATTTCTCAAGAACGGAGAATACATCTTCGTCGAAGGTGGGGGGCGACGATTTTAGTTGA
- the ACA1 gene encoding Aca1p (similar to Saccharomyces cerevisiae ACA1 (YER045C) and CST6 (YIL036W); ancestral locus Anc_7.211): MDYKQNFVTSPNPLPDGRHNSLLYTDFLSSNKELICKQSLGPQDTVYNLHHQNTLHDRSVQENLGPMFQPFGIDITRMPVTNPPIFQSSLPAFDQPLHKRRISISNGQISQLGEEFGTIENFYSCQASFPLSRAQQNHDPQQMVNSSTSTYPSFSSGELQDMVQPQTQTTIVPEVVPQTSNKNVYPLITPFDSNVKLNSSAIAATVVPPSTTSHITLDNSAISHAYNNMQPQLGAQRQTKIWKHAQLSVNPCTPASDSSVSSCSSCQNTYDHSNENKSIPSIHSSKSRNINNNTTNMASRNVGMINATDLPYESKPSDLILTDVYSNSSNDETVSTLSNSRKNEILSHSKHITSSTVAPMRTTASSQIEQDPRLQKISSNTGDFEDSAKARKRARLLERNRIAASKCRQRKKMSQLQLRKEFDQLSEENIIMKKKLEYYEKLVQKMKRFSRLHMQECTSKVKNNGSGKFEHRDRGTNAFLKIIEEMISSSTLEDE; encoded by the coding sequence ATGGACTATAAGCAAAACTTTGTTACAAGTCCTAATCCTCTCCCAGATGGAAGGCACAACTCACTTCTATATACagattttttatcttcaaaCAAGGAACTTATATGCAAACAATCTTTGGGTCCTCAGGATACTGTTTAtaatcttcatcatcaaaacaCTTTGCATGATCGTAGCGTTCAAGAAAACCTGGGTCCAATGTTCCAACCCTTTGGTATCGACATTACTCGCATGCCCGTGACCAATCCTCCAATTTTCCAAAGTTCTTTGCCTGCGTTCGACCAGCCCCTGCACAAAAGACGTATATCGATTTCCAACGGTCAAATCAGTCAATTAGGCGAGGAATTTGGAACTATCGAAAACTTTTACAGCTGTCAAGCCTCGTTTCCATTATCGAGAGCACAACAAAATCACGATCCTCAACAGATGGTAAATTCAAGCACAAGCACATATCCAAGCTTCAGTTCGGGCGAGTTGCAGGACATGGTACAACCACAGACACAAACTACCATCGTACCTGAAGTTGTGCCTCAAACAAGTAATAAGAACGTATATCCTCTAATTACGCCTTTTGATAGCAATGTCAAGCTTAATTCATCCGCAATAGCAGCGACTGTTGTACCCCCCTCTACAACTTCTCACATTACACTTGACAATTCTGCAATTAGTCATGCTTACAACAACATGCAACCCCAATTGGGAGCACAAAGACAAACTAAGATATGGAAACATGCCCAGTTAAGCGTGAATCCTTGTACACCAGCTTCTGACTCTTCAGTTTCCTCTTGTTCCTCCTGTCAAAATACTTATGATCATAGCAACGAAAATAAATCCATTCCATCTAttcattcttcaaaatcacgtaatatcaataataataccaCCAATATGGCCAGCCGAAATGTCGGTATGATTAATGCAACCGATCTTCCATACGAATCAAAACCTTCTGATCTTATTTTAACAGATGTTTACTCAAACTCATCAAATGACGAAACTGTTTCTACGCTCAGCAACAgtagaaaaaatgagaTACTCTCTCACAGCAAACATATCACATCATCAACCGTAGCGCCTATGCGTACAACAGCATCTTCTCAAATTGAACAAGACCCTAGACTCCAAAAAATCAGCAGCAATACTGGTGATTTCGAGGACAGTGCAAAAGCTCGGAAACGCGCAAGACTATTAGAAAGAAACAGAATCGCTGCTTCTAAATGTCggcaaaggaaaaaaatgtctCAGTTGCAACTAAGAAAGGAATTTGACCAATTAAGCGAAGAGAACATAAtcatgaagaagaaactaGAGTATTACGAAAAATTGGttcaaaagatgaaaagattttcaagattGCATATGCAAGAATGCACAAGCAAAGTGAAGAACAATGGTTCTGGGAAATTTGAACACAGAGATCGTGGTACCAAtgcatttttgaaaataattgaagaaatgataAGTTCTTCCACTCTAGAGGATGAGTAG
- the SPO73 gene encoding Spo73p (similar to Saccharomyces cerevisiae SPO73 (YER046W); ancestral locus Anc_7.212) — translation MTKNLFLKDFSALPEDVLIENERGITLLGYPLFSPKILLTPFDPPQFQRLNTENGLLIPLSKNTISNFIELYPIDLSTDRTTSNGDSQMAKWFVLMDYKEMYDIDDQGWCYSWNFNNSRWKSKNGFVRRRVWVRLPTASHALD, via the coding sequence ATGACCAAAaacctttttttaaagGATTTTTCTGCCTTACCTGAGGACGTATTGATAGAGAACGAAAGAGGCATAACCTTACTTGGTTACCCACTTTTTTCTCCCAAGATCTTGCTGACCCCGTTTGACCCACCACAATTTCAACGATTGAATACCGAAAATGGTTTACTAATTCCTCTGTCGAAAAACACGATATCCAACTTCATAGAGCTGTATCCTATTGATCTAAGTACTGACCGTACTACAAGCAACGGCGATTCTCAGATGGCAAAATGGTTTGTGTTGATGGATTACAAAGAAATGTATGATATCGATGATCAAGGATGGTGCTACAGCTGGAATTTCAATAACTCTAGGTGGAAGTCAAAAAATGGGTTTGtaagaagaagagtttGGGTGAGACTGCCTACAGCTAGCCATGCATTAgattaa